The following coding sequences are from one Triplophysa dalaica isolate WHDGS20190420 chromosome 12, ASM1584641v1, whole genome shotgun sequence window:
- the tmem147 gene encoding BOS complex subunit TMEM147, giving the protein MTLFHFGNCFSLAYFPYFITYKCSGLSEYNAFWRCVQAGATYLFVQLCKMLFLATFFPTWEGGAGVYDFVGEFMKATVDMADLLGLHLVMSRNAGKGEYKIMVAAMGWATAELVMSRCIPLWVGARGVEFDWKYIQMSLDSNISLVHYIAMAAVVWMFTRYDLPKSFRPPVTILLGLCVYKGFLMELFVHIFILGSWTALLVKSVLTGAISLCSLFLFVTLVHSN; this is encoded by the exons ATGACGCTTTTTCATTTCGGAAACTGTTTTTCGTTGGCTTATTTCCCTTATTTCATCACATACAAGTGTAGTGGACT ATCAGAATACAATGCATTTTGGAGATGTGTCCAAGCAGGTGCTACCTACCTCTTTGTACAGCTGTGCAAG ATGCTGTTCCTTGCCACTTTTTTCCCCACCTGGGAAGGAGGAGCTGGCGTGTATGATTTTGTTGGG GAGTTCATGAAGGCCACAGTGGACATGGCTGACCTCCTAGGTCTTCATCTGGTCATGTCCAGGAATGCAGGGAAAGGAGAATATAAGATCATGGTGGCAGCCATGGGCTGGGCTACTGCAGAGCTTGTTATGTCAAG ATGTATACCTTTATGGGTTGGAGCACGTGGCGTTGAGTTTGACTGGAAATATATTCAAATGAGTTTGGATTCCAACATCAGTCTG GTGCATTATATTGCAATGGCAGCAGTTGTGTGGATGTTCACCCGATACGACCTTCCGAAAAGCTTCCGGCCTCCTGTCACCATCCTGCTGGGGCTGTGTGTTTATAAGGGCTTTTTAATGGA ATTGTTTGTTCACATTTTCATTCTGGGTAGCTGGACGGCCCTTCTGGTAAAATCTGTCCTCACCGGTGCCATCTCCCTTTGCTCACTCTTCCTGTTTGTCACACTTGTTCACAGTAACTAA
- the sult2st3 gene encoding sulfotransferase family 2, cytosolic sulfotransferase 3 isoform X2, whose protein sequence is MADAELSLLYHGLILPKETHSQESLDYMENLTFKDDDVVGVTYPKSGTTWMQEILPPLLRGGDLTAVKTIPNWDRVPWMEETRAPLVMDKIPSPRAMVSHMPYQLMPPSFFTSKAKVIYVTRNPKDVLVSSFHFHKMASFLDEPGTFEEFTDKFLAGKVLFGKWTDHVKSWRNPDLGERILYVTYEEMIQDLRGVLKRMLNFLGRQLSTEALDSVVNHCSFKNMKTNNMSNYSLVPEEIMDSKKSSFLRKGISGDWKNHFSPELDDKFTAAIQEELKDSNIKFPWDDE, encoded by the exons ATGGCTGATGCCGAGTTAAGTCTGCTGTACCACGGTCTCATCTTGCCCAAGGAAACTCATTCACAGGAAAGCCTCGACTACATGGAGAATCTAACATTCAAAGATGACGATGTCGTCGGCGTTACCTATCCCAAATCTG gtacCACATGGATGCAGGAAATTCTTCCTCCGCTCCTGCGTGGAGGAGATCTGACTGCTGTGAAGACCATCCCGAACTGGGACAGGGTCCCATGGATGGAGGAGACTCGAGCACCCCTCGTCATGGATAAGATCCCCTCACCTCGAGCCATGGTATCCCACATGCCTTATCAACTGATGCCCCCCTCATTCTTCACCTCTAAGGCTAAG GTAATCTATGTTACTCGCAATCCCAAAGATGTGTTAGTTTCATCTTTCCACTTTCATAAAATGGCCAGTTTCCTCGATGAACCTGGAACATTTGAAGAATTCACTGACAAGTTCCTGGCAGGAAAAG TGCTTTTTGGAAAGTGGACTGACCATGTGAAAAGTTGGAGAAACCCTGATCTTGGGGAAAGAATTCTCTACGTCACCTATGAAGAAATGATTcag GACCTTCGTGGAGTTCTGAAGCGGATGTTGAACTTCCTCGGTCGTCAGCTCAGCACAGAGGCTTTGGATTCTGTGGTCAATCACtgctcatttaaaaatatgaaaacaaataacatgTCAAACTATTCTCTTGTGCCGGAAGAGATCATGGATAGCAAGAAATCATCCTTTCTCAGAAAAG GTATCTCTGGAGACTGGAAAAATCACTTCAGCCCTGAACTTGATGACAAGTTCACAGCAGCAATTCAAGAGGAGCTGAAAGACAGTAACATCAAATTCCCGTGGGATGACGAATGA
- the sult2st3 gene encoding sulfotransferase family 2, cytosolic sulfotransferase 3 isoform X1: MLIMGSFNYIHYHGLMFPKESHNEKSLEYFEKFNLNDDDLIAITYPKSGTTWMQEILPPLLRGGDLTAVKTIPNWDRVPWMEETRAPLVMDKIPSPRAMVSHMPYQLMPPSFFTSKAKVIYVTRNPKDVLVSSFHFHKMASFLDEPGTFEEFTDKFLAGKVLFGKWTDHVKSWRNPDLGERILYVTYEEMIQDLRGVLKRMLNFLGRQLSTEALDSVVNHCSFKNMKTNNMSNYSLVPEEIMDSKKSSFLRKGISGDWKNHFSPELDDKFTAAIQEELKDSNIKFPWDDE; the protein is encoded by the exons ATGTTAATTATGGGAAGTTTCAATTATATTCATTATCATGGACTAATGTTTCCAAAGGAGAGTCATAACGAAAAAAGTTTggaatattttgagaaatttaatCTAAATGATGATGACCTGATTGCTATTACCTACCCTAAATCTg gtacCACATGGATGCAGGAAATTCTTCCTCCGCTCCTGCGTGGAGGAGATCTGACTGCTGTGAAGACCATCCCGAACTGGGACAGGGTCCCATGGATGGAGGAGACTCGAGCACCCCTCGTCATGGATAAGATCCCCTCACCTCGAGCCATGGTATCCCACATGCCTTATCAACTGATGCCCCCCTCATTCTTCACCTCTAAGGCTAAG GTAATCTATGTTACTCGCAATCCCAAAGATGTGTTAGTTTCATCTTTCCACTTTCATAAAATGGCCAGTTTCCTCGATGAACCTGGAACATTTGAAGAATTCACTGACAAGTTCCTGGCAGGAAAAG TGCTTTTTGGAAAGTGGACTGACCATGTGAAAAGTTGGAGAAACCCTGATCTTGGGGAAAGAATTCTCTACGTCACCTATGAAGAAATGATTcag GACCTTCGTGGAGTTCTGAAGCGGATGTTGAACTTCCTCGGTCGTCAGCTCAGCACAGAGGCTTTGGATTCTGTGGTCAATCACtgctcatttaaaaatatgaaaacaaataacatgTCAAACTATTCTCTTGTGCCGGAAGAGATCATGGATAGCAAGAAATCATCCTTTCTCAGAAAAG GTATCTCTGGAGACTGGAAAAATCACTTCAGCCCTGAACTTGATGACAAGTTCACAGCAGCAATTCAAGAGGAGCTGAAAGACAGTAACATCAAATTCCCGTGGGATGACGAATGA